The following proteins are encoded in a genomic region of Brachypodium distachyon strain Bd21 chromosome 1, Brachypodium_distachyon_v3.0, whole genome shotgun sequence:
- the LOC100824758 gene encoding probable histidine kinase 2: protein MHMQVVHGALVIGLSLAYCFFSWHILEATSGAAASAMDAALAHVAGGMRPLLEANRSALAVANALPPITTNQSSLSYVGTTLFTAFAMQPAVAEMSYYAGPDGAAAFTYYRAADGQPRAQGIRLVLRNWHEAAMFRRMGIAVACLLCVTVALAVVALLVMGRSMRRSAAREAALGADLARHKEAVQQAERKSMNKSNAFASASHDIRSALAAVAGLIAVSRPEARANPVLADNLSQMDVCTNKLLDILNSILDMGKVESGKMQLEEVEFTMAKVLEESVDMANVTGMAKGIEVVWDPCDFSVLRCGAVVGDCKRVKQILDNLLGNAMKFTHEGNVVLRAWANRPIASAAGACADDSSCGGAPSRLAGGLFRRWKKDGGCADQQNSAGPKSLRNHPDSVEFYLEVVDTGVGIPMEKRQSVFENYVQVKEGHGGTGLGLGIVQSFVRLMGGEISIKYKEPGEAGTCFGLNVFMKLKERPAEGAVEIMIDQGPSSSSSDVYESRLFREASCFKGLHCVLLVHGAETRRILQAWMESLGVKVWLVPGAELLAAAMDKAATGAGGDGAADLCFIPREMLPMARRNSSGRGGGGGNGNGHHHAFGLLVVVDVTDGGFDAICRGAAAMVPRIKDHKLPCRLVCLTDAKTSSRDLLRFKQAVTCDLELRKPIHGSRLSKLLATMKDLHQSYYSPSQVSPGIKGKAAVVYQVQASAAASSEIEELPVEPPRPKVDAERKPLEGMRVLLAEDSRMLQAIQKKVLNLLGATVEIAEDGSVALAMFKSALEEAIGASSQGSAGALALPYDVVFMDCLMPEMNGYEATRRIREEESRHGIRTPIIALTAHSLEEGLQETIQAGMDLHLTKPILKENIVEAVSQICNS, encoded by the exons ATGCATATGCAGGTGGTACACGGAGCCCTGGTCATTGGACTCAGTCTCGCCTACTGTTTCTTCTCGTGGCACATACTCGAAGCCacgagcggcgccgccgccagcgccatgGACGCGGCGTTGGCGCACGTTGCCGGCGGCATGCGGCCTCTCCTCGAAGCCAACCGCTcggccctcgccgtcgccaaTGCGCTGCCGCCGATCACCACCAACCAATCTTCGTTATCTTAC GTGGGAACAACGCTGTTCACGGCCTTTGCCATGCAGCCGGCGGTGGCCGAGATGTCATACTACGCGGGCCCCGACGGTGCCGCCGCCTTCACGTACTACCGCGCCGCGGACGGGCAGCCGAGGG ctcagGGGATCCGTCTGGTGCTCCGCAACTGGCACGAGGCCGCCATGTTCCGGCGGATGGGCATCGCCGTGGCGTGCCTACTGTGCGTGACCGTGGCGCTGGCGGTGGTGGCTCTCTTGGTAATGGGGCGCAGCAtgcggcggtcggcggcgcgggaggcggcgctaggcgccgaccTGGCCCGGCACAAGGAAGCGGTGCAGCAGGCGGAGCGCAAGAGCATGAACAAGAGCAACGCCTTCGCCAGCGCCAGCCACGACATCCGCTCGGCCCtcgctgccgtcgccggcctcATCGCCGTCTCCCGCCCCGAGGCCCGTGCCAACCCCGTCCTCGCCGACAACCTCTCTCAGATGGACGTCTGCACCAACAAGCTCCTCG ATATACTGAACTCGATCCTGGACATGGGCAAGGTGGAGTCGGGGAAGATGCAGCTGGAGGAGGTGGAGTTCACCATGGCGAAGGTGCTGGAGGAGTCCGTGGACATGGCGAACGTGACGGGGATGGCGAAAGGGATCGAGGTGGTGTGGGACCCTTGCGACTTCTCGGTGCTCCGctgcggcgccgtcgtcggcgaCTGCAAGCGGGTCAAGCAGATCCTCGACAACCTCCTGGGCAACGCCATGAAGTTCACCCACGAGGGCAACGTCGTGCTCCGGGCCTGGGCCAACCGCCccatcgcctccgccgccggtgcctgcGCCGACGAtagcagctgcggcggcgcgccctccaggctcgccggcgggctcTTCCGCCGCTGGAAGAAAGACGGCGGCTGCGCCGATCAGCAGAACTCCGCTGGCCCCAAGTCGTTGAGGAATCACCCCGACTCGGTCGAGTTTTATTTGGAGGTGGTTGATACTGGCGTGGGGATCCCCATGGAGAAGAGGCAGTCCGTGTTTGAGAACTACGTGCAGGTCAAGGAAGGCCATGGCGGCACCGGCCTCGGCCTTGGGATCGTCCAATCCTTC GTTCGGCTGATGGGAGGGGAGATCAGCATAAAGTACAAGGAGCCAGGGGAAGCAGGGACGTGCTTCGGCCTGAACGTGTTCATGAAGCTCAAGGAGAGGCCGGCCGAGGGCGCCGTGGAAATCATGATCGACCAAGGGCCGTCGTCATCGTCCAGCGACGTGTACGAGAGCCGGCTGTTCAGGGAAGCCAGCTGCTTCAAGGGCTTGCACTGCGTGCTGCTCGTCCACGGCGCCGAGACCCGGCGGATCCTGCAGGCGTGGATGGAGAGTCTCGGGGTGAAGGTGTGGCTCGTTCCGGGCGCCGAGCTGCTCGCCGCGGCCATGGACAaggccgccaccggcgccggcggcgacggcgcggcggaccTGTGCTTCATCCCCAGGGAGATGCTGCCAATGGCGCGGCGGAACAGCAgcggccggggcggcggcggcggcaacggcaacggccACCACCACGCGTTCGGcctgctcgtcgtcgtcgacgtcACTGACGGGGGGTTCGACGCCATCTGCaggggggcggcggccatggtccCCCGGATCAAGGACCACAAACTCCCCTGCAGGCTCGTCTGCCTCACGGACGCCAAGACGTCCTCCAGGGACCTCCTTCGCTTCAAGCAAGCCGTCACCTGCGATCTCGAGCTGCGGAAGCCGATCCACGGCTCCCGGCTCTCGAAGCTCCTCGCCACCATGAAAGACCTCCACCAGTCCTACTACTCCCCATCCCAAGTCAGCCCCGGGATCAAAGGAAAAGCGGCGGTCGTGTATCAGGTCCAGGCCTCTGCCGCGGCGTCATCTGAGATCGAAGAGTTGCCAGTGGAGCCTCCCCGGCCCAAGGTTGACGCTGAGAGGAAGCCGCTAGAAGGGATGCGCGTGCTGCTGGCGGAGGACAGCAGAATGCTGCAGGCCATCCAGAAGAAGGTGCTCAACCTCCTTGGAGCGACCGTGGAGATAGCAGAGGACGGGTCCGTGGCTTTGGCCATGTTCAAGTCTGCCCTCGAGGAGGCCATTGGTGCTTCTTCACAGGGAAGTGCCGGTGCACTGGCCTTGCCTTACGATGTCGTCTTCATGGACTGCCTG ATGCCGGAGATGAACGGCTATGAGGCGACCAGGCGCATACGAGAGGAGGAGAGCCGCCACGGCATCCGGACGCCGATCATTGCGCTGACCGCGCACTCATTGGAGGAAGGCTTGCAGGAGACCATCCAAGCCGGGATGGATCTCCACCTGACGAAGCCCATACTC